One region of Pygocentrus nattereri isolate fPygNat1 chromosome 14, fPygNat1.pri, whole genome shotgun sequence genomic DNA includes:
- the cant1a gene encoding soluble calcium-activated nucleotidase 1, translated as MPVSPGYARLDQNEPMNSLRISVGGLPMLTSMTNPTDPRFRIKWRAIILVVTIITLVLLIYMHLAPIRSQPNGRYGWRLNHPEAVGEDQYNDTYPLSPPERTSQGTRYRIGVIADLDTHSSIENKLTWFSYMRKGYLLVSESGDKVAVEWDPERVVLESHLAEKGRGMELSELVAFNGKLYSVDDRTGVVYNIDGNKAVPWVILPDGDGSVSKGFKAEWLAVKDDHLYVGGLGKEWTTTTGEVVNNNPEWVKVVGFRGDVQHQNWVSKYNSLRSAAGISPPGYLIHESAAWSDTLQRWFFLPRRASTERYDETEDERRATNLMLCCTADFTDIVVSQVGPLNPTHGFSSFKFIPNTDDQIIVALKSEEDAGKIATYILAFTLDGRVLLPETKIGDVKYEGLEFI; from the exons ATGCCTGTTTCTCCAGGCTATGCCCGTCTGGACCAAAATGAGCCCATGAACTCTTTGCGCATCTCAGTAGGAGGACTTCCAATGCTGACCTCCATGACCAACCCCACAGACCCCCGCTTCCGCATCAAATGGAGAGCCATCATCCTTGTAGTGACTATAATAACTCTTGTCCTCCTTATCTACATGCACTTGGCACCTATTCGCTCACAGCCAAATGGCAGATATGGTTGGAGGTTAAACCACCCAGAGGCTGTGGGTGAGGATCAGTACAATGACACTTACCCCCTTAGTCCTCCTGAGCGCACCTCCCAGGGCACACGTTACCGCATTGGGGTCATTGCTGACTTGGACACACACTCAAGCATTGAGAATAAGCTGACCTGGTTCAGCTACATGCGGAAGGGCTACCTACTAGTGTCGGAAAGTGGAGACAAAGTGGCAGTAGAGTGGGACCCAGAAAGAGTGGTGCTGGAGAGCCATCTAGCTGAGAAGGGGCGAGGCATGGAGCTTTCAGAGTTGGTAGCTTTTAATGGGAAGTTGTATAGCGTGGATGATCGTACAGGTGTGGTATACAACATAGATGGAAATAAGGCAGTGCCTTGGGTTATACTGCCAGATGGTGATGGCTCTGTCTCTAAAG GTTTTAAGGCAGAGTGGCTTGCTGTAAAGGACGACCACCTGTATGTGGGTGGTCTTGGAAAAGAGTGGACCACCACTACAGGAGAAGTGGTCAACAACAATCCTGAATGGGTGAAAGTGGTGGGCTTCCGTGGAGATGTGCAGCACCAGAACTGGGTTTCCAAGTACAACTCTCTCCGCAGTGCAGCTGGAATCAGTCCCCCAG GCTATCTCATCCATGAGTCGGCCGCCTGGAGTGATACTCTGCAGCGCTGGTTTTTCCTGCCGCGTCGTGCTAGCACAGAGCGCTATGATGAAACGGAAGATGAACGGCGTGCCACGAACCTGATGCTCTGCTGCACTGCAGACTTCACAGATATTGTAGTAAGCCAAGTGGGACCCTTAAATCCCACCCATGGCTTCTCCTCTTTTAAGTTTATCCCAAACACGGATGACCAGATCATAGTTGCCCTGAAATCTGAAGAAGATGCTGGGAAGATAGCAACCTACATCTTGGCTTTCACTCTTGATGGCCGTGTATTGCTTCCTGAAACAAAGATTGGTGATGTGAAATATGAAGGACTTGAGTTCATTTAG
- the LOC108438896 gene encoding piggyBac transposable element-derived protein 4-like, which yields MVKRCCWGTCESNTKYPERLDGVVFVPFPKPPKNVEKCKLWIKLCGRPHSLLNISSITRDTYVCSKHFVDGKPTAEHPHPVDASSTHVVSPGSFSSESEDSEDEDWRLKKLSTSSPSKTKPSFSPSSSATINGLQRKRRFSAISPENFRESWKSESDKDQEPELPKYNPKRTPGVQVDCTRSYSPLELFQLYFDMDVVGKIVLNTNKYAVKKKEQGRKHQWQPIGIDDLFKFIGLVIYLGLSKAKSIRDHWCTKSLYSHRFPSRIMSRNRFQSISGFLHLSDPDEDLINDRKKGTPGHDRLHRIKPLLHDILLACQTYFHPYKNLSIDERMVSSRPKILVRKHMQEKPTKCSYRLFVLADSSNGYTWNFLVHEGKCRSVSGKGLVYDSVMNLLPLDLLGTGYHLYVDSFYTTPALFRDLHKASIGACGAVCQTLQDFPKNKANDFSRDSKRGDVRWFRDKELLFMKWKDSRELRMCSTIHKASSADIVKRNVKEKDGSWVAKHMPVPTLIKDYNKHMGGVGYSDALINTYNSLHKTMKWYKAFFYHFVDIACVNSFLLHQEIAKSKGQKPMTHKSFREELIEALVNYVDDSQESEDMMSGNERAPCMPEFITAGMDIHPSMKASAGRRYCANCKLENKHNKTPIICRVCDVPLCLVHGRNCFLDWHKKKRGSVSIKKYTRK from the exons ATGGTAAAACGTTGTTGTTGGGGTACTTGCGAAAGTAACACAAAATACCCAGAGAGGCTAGACGGTGTTGTTTTTGTACCTTTTCCCAAACCCCCCAAAAATGTGGAGAAGTGCAAGTTGTGGATCAAACTCTGTGGCAGGCCTCACTCCCTGTTGAATATTTCCAGCATCACCAGAGACACATACGTTTGCTCTAAG CATTTTGTTGATGGGAAGCCAACAGCTGAGCACCCACACCCGGTGGATGCTTCCAGTACTCACGTGGTCTCTCCTGGGTCTTTTTCAAGCGAAAG tgaaGATTCTGAAGATGAGGACTGGAGGCTAAAGAAACTCTCTACCTCTTCACCCTCCAAAACAAAGCCTTCTTTCTCCCCATCATCCTCAGCGACTATAAATGGCTTGCAAAGGAAAAGGCGCTTTTCTGCCATCTCTCCAGAAAACTTTAGAGAAAGttggaaaagtgaaagtgatAAAGATCAGGAACCTGAACTGCCCAAATATAATCCAAAACGTACACCTGGAGTGCAGGTAGATTGTACACGATCGTACTCTCCTCTAGAACTCTTTCAGCTGTACTTTGACATGGATGTTGTTGGAAAAATTGTGCTTAATACCAACAAATATGctgtgaagaaaaaagaacaaggaAGAAAACATCAGTGGCAGCCAATAGGCATTGATGACCTGTTTAAATTCATTGGCCTTGTAATTTATTTGGGTCTCTCAAAAGCCAAAAGCATTAGAGACCACTGGTGCACCAAGTCCCTTTATAGTCACCGGTTCCCAAGCAGAATTATGAGTAGGAATCGGTTTCAAAGCATCTCTGGCTTTCTCCACTTAAGTGACCCAGATGAAGATTTAATCAATGACCGCAAGAAGGGAACACCTGGTCATGATCGCCTTCATAGGATCAAGCCTCTGTTGCATGACATTCTCTTAGCATGCCAGACATATTTTCATCCTTACAAGAATCTTTCTATTGATGAAAGAATGGTGTCATCTAGGCCTAAGATTTTAGTCAGGAAGCATATGCAGGAAAAGCCTACAAAATGTAGTTACAGATTATTTGTGCTTGCTGATTCTTCAAATGGATACACATGGAATTTTCTTGTGCATGAAGGCAAATGCAGATCTGTGTCAGGCAAAGGACTCGTTTATGACTCTGTTATGAACTTGCTTCCCCTTGACTTACTTGGCACAGGATACCACCTCTATGTGGACAGTTTTTACACAACCCCTGCTCTTTTCAGGGATTTGCACAAAGCCAGTATTGGGGCATGCGGAGCAGTTTGCCAGACCCTTCAAGACTTTCcgaaaaacaaagcaaatgatTTTTCCAGAGATTCTAAAAGAGGAGATGTGCGTTGGTTTCGAGACAAAGAACTTTTGTTCATGAAATGGAAAGACAGCAGGGAATTGAGGATGTGTAGTACTATCCACAAGGCCAGTTCAGCTGACATAGTCAAAAGAAACGTTAAAGAGAAAGATGGCTCATGGGTGGCAAAACACATGCCTGTACCAACTCTTATCAAAGATTATAATAAACATATGGGTGGTGTCGGCTATTCTGATGCTTTAATTAACACTTATAATTCCCTCCACAAGACAATGAAATGGTACAAAgcttttttttaccattttgtaGACATTGCATGTGTCAATAGTTTCCTTCTTCATCAGGAAATTGCAAAATCAAAGGGACAAAAACCCATGACCCACAAGAGTTTTAGGGAAGAACTAATTGAGGCATTGGTGAATTATGTAGATGATTCCCAAGAATCTGAAGATATGATGTCTGGAAATGAAAGAGCACCATGTATGCCAGAATTCATCACTGCTGGAATGGACATTCACCCTAGCATGAAAGCTTCAGCTGGAAGAAGgtactgtgcaaactgcaagctagagaataaacacaataaaacaccaaTTATTTGCCGGGTCTGTGATGTACCTCTGTGCCTTGTACATGGTCGTAACTGTTTTCTTGACTGGCACAAAAAAAAGAGGGGTAGTGTGTCTATCAAAAAGTATactagaaaatga
- the syngr2a gene encoding synaptogyrin-2a, producing the protein MERSAYGASLAGGSFDCESFIKQPQTVLRVLSWVFSIVVFATITAEGFINPHSQSETKCIFNQNDSACSYGSAVGILAFLACVAFTILDAYLPQISNAKERKYIVISDLVFSGAWTFLWFVCFCFLANQWSHTTDTDGISGDAARAVIAFSFFSIVSWALLTLFAYRRYRQGMDEVGLGYTDPSHDQNTPYTGYPSAPEGYQQSPFTHNPTGDGSYQPPAY; encoded by the exons ATGGAAAGAAGTGCTTACGGTGCATCTCTCGCTGGCGGTTCTTTTGATTGCGAGAGCTTCATTAAGCAGCCTCAGACTGTACTTCGAGTGCTGAGCTGG GTGTTTTCCATTGTGGTTTTTGCAACCATCACTGCAGAGGGTTTCATTAACCCACATTCTCAATCAGAaacaaaatgcatatttaaCCAAAATGACAGTGCCTGCAGTTATGGAAGTGCAGTAGGAATTCTAGCATTCCTGGCATGTGTTGCCTTCACTATATTGGATGCGTACCTTCCTCAAATCAGTAATGCCAAGGAGAGGAAATACATTGTCATCAGTGATCTTGTTTTTTCTG GTGCATGGACATTCTTGTGGTTTGTATGCTTTTGCTTCCTGGCCAATCAGTGGTCACATACCACTGACACAGACGGTATTTCAGGAGATGCTGCCCGTGCTGTGATAgccttttccttcttttccattGTCAGCTGG GCTTTGCTTACTTTATTTGCATATAGACGATACCGCCAAGGCATGGATGAGGTCGGTCTGGGCTACACAGATCCTTCACATGACCAAAACACCCCATACACGGGTTACCCTAGTGCTCCAGAAGGCTACCAGCAATCCCCTTTTACTCACAATCCCACGGGTGATGGAAGCTATCAACCACCAGCATATTAA